The following DNA comes from Phenylobacterium hankyongense.
CTCGTCCGCATGAAGGCCGTGGTCTGGGAAAACGACGGCCTGGGCGCGAACTACCACGACGAAGAAATCCCGGCCGACATGAAGGAAAAGGCGGAAGCCGCCCGCCACTACATGATCGAGAATTCCGTCGAGCTCGATGACGAGGCGATGGAAGCCTACCTCTCCGGCGAAGAGCCGTCGGAAGCGGTGATCAAGAAGTGCATCCGCAAGGCGGTGCTGACCGGCGCCTTCTATCCGATCCTCTGCGGCTCGGCCTTCAAGAACAAGGGCGTGCAGCCGCTGCTGGACGCCGTCGTCGACTACCTGCCGTCGCCGGTGGACATCCCGCCGACCCAGGGCATCGACTTCCGCACCGAAGAGCCGGTGGTCCGCAAGGCCTCCGACGAGGAGCCGCTGTCGGTCCTGGCGTTCAAGATCATGGACGACCCGTTCGTCGGCTCGCTGACCTTCTGCCGCATCTACTCGGGCAAGCTCGAGACCGGCATGGGCCTGCTGAACTCCACCCGCGACCGCAAGGAACGCGTCGGCCGCATGCTGCTGATGCACTCCAACAACCGCGAGGACATCAAGGAAGCCTTCGCCGGCGACATCGTCGCCCTGGCGGGCCTGAAGGACACGCGGACCGGCGACACCCTGTGCGACCCCTCGAAGTCGCCGGTGATCCTGGAGCGCATGGAATTCCCGGCGCCGGTCATCGAGATCGCCGTCGAGCCGAAGTCGAAGGCCGACCAGGAGAAGCTGGGCGTCGCCCTGGCCAAGCTGGCGGCGGAGGATCCGTCCTTCACGGTCTCCACCGACCACGAGTCCGGCCAGACCATCCTCAAGGGGATGGGCGAGCTGCACCTGGACATCAAGATCGACATCCTGAAGCGCACCTACAAGGTGGAAGCCAACATCGGCGCGCCGCAGGTGGCCTACCGCGAGAGCCTCGGCAAGCGCGCCGAGATCGACTACACGCACAAGAAGCAGACCGGCGGCACGGGCCAGTTCGCCCGCATCAAGCTGGTGTTCGAACCCGGCGAGCCGGGCTCGGGCTTCGTGTTCGAAAGCTCGGTGGTCGGCGGCTCGGTGCCGAAGGAATTCATCCCCGGCGTCCAGAAGGGCCTGGAGTCCTCGAAGGAAAACGGCCTGCTGGCCGGCTTCCCGCTGATCGACTTCAAGGCGACCCTGATCGACGGCGCCTACCACGACGTCGACTCCTCGGTGCTGGCCTTCGAGATCGCCGCCCGCGCGGCCTTCAAGGAGCTGCGCGAGAAGGGCGCTCCGAAGCTGCTCGAGCCGATCATGGCCGTCGAGGTGGTGACCCCGGAAGAGTACCTGGGCTCGGTCATCGGCGACCTGAACGGCCGCCGCGGTCAGATCCAGGGCCAGGACGTGCGCGGCAACGCCATCGTCATCAACGCCTTCGTGCCGC
Coding sequences within:
- the fusA gene encoding elongation factor G, whose protein sequence is MPRIHKIEDYRNFGIMAHIDAGKTTTTERILYYTGKSHKIGEVHDGAATMDWMEQEQERGITITSAATTAYWQEKRLNIIDTPGHVDFTIEVERSLRVLDGAVTVLDGNAGVEPQTETVWRQADKYKVPRIVFVNKMDKLGADFDKSVESIRDRLGAKAVPIQLPIGSETSLKGLVDLVRMKAVVWENDGLGANYHDEEIPADMKEKAEAARHYMIENSVELDDEAMEAYLSGEEPSEAVIKKCIRKAVLTGAFYPILCGSAFKNKGVQPLLDAVVDYLPSPVDIPPTQGIDFRTEEPVVRKASDEEPLSVLAFKIMDDPFVGSLTFCRIYSGKLETGMGLLNSTRDRKERVGRMLLMHSNNREDIKEAFAGDIVALAGLKDTRTGDTLCDPSKSPVILERMEFPAPVIEIAVEPKSKADQEKLGVALAKLAAEDPSFTVSTDHESGQTILKGMGELHLDIKIDILKRTYKVEANIGAPQVAYRESLGKRAEIDYTHKKQTGGTGQFARIKLVFEPGEPGSGFVFESSVVGGSVPKEFIPGVQKGLESSKENGLLAGFPLIDFKATLIDGAYHDVDSSVLAFEIAARAAFKELREKGAPKLLEPIMAVEVVTPEEYLGSVIGDLNGRRGQIQGQDVRGNAIVINAFVPLANMFGYVNNLRGMSQGRAQFTMQYDHYDPVPQAVADEVIKKYA